ATACACGTACGCACCgtcaggaaaaaaaaaataaaacattgtcagcaaaaacaaagaaagaaaattgcCGCTACCTCTTGAAGCAACAGTTGTGAAGAGTGACCTCTGTTGCTGTGCATTTTTTGTATCAACTGTTGTTGACTTCGTGTGTCGATGATATCTGGTTTTGCAGATTTCTTTAACATCAATCATCTCGACATGTCGAGTGATGCCAACGATGTGATTGTTGTGCATCACCCTGATGGTCGCTTACATAGCACCGACTTCAACGTCCGCTTCGGTAAAGTAAAAGTCCTTCGTCCGGGTGACAAAGTGGTGCGTATTGAAGTAAATGGCCAAATGACATCAGCAATCATGAAGATTGGACCGAATGGCGAAGCGTTTTGGTTGAAGACAACATGCCTATTGGATGGGGATTGCGGGAGACCGGAGTCGCCCGTTTTTGCCAGTGACGACTCGCAAGACACTGGAGCCTCGATCACCTCTGCCGGAGGAGGGGAACTTCCCGTAAAATCCCTACGGCACCGATTATTTGGCTcttgggggaaaaacaagtTTAATGGGACTCAAGATGACCCGGAAACGAGGAGCCATCAACCTCTTATCAAGCAAGATTGCGATGGACGCCTGCATGTTAATACGCAGGCGCAATGTTCAGGTGCTGATGCTGTTGAATTGCATCTCGCCGAGGAAACTGTTGTTGCGGCAGAGCGTGCGATGCAGGAAATCAAGCGGCTGTCGCATCAGAATCCCGATTATCTACGGGATGTAGTGATGGGTGACACCGAGGGTGAAGCGTGTTTACAGGAGCTAAGCGGATTTCAGGACTATACGAGGTTAATGGTTGATACGACGGAGGGAAGCAGCACTGCAGTGAACAGTACCGAAATTACTGTTGGTGTTCCTGATGATGTTACACAGATGGTGCAAGTAGAAACTTCCACCCAAGGTGGAGATGGTTCTTTTTCCGACGTCGCTGCACTGGGTTCATCAGCAAGTGATGAGGGACTTGAGGCGTCAGCTGACGATTATATTTTTGAGGATGTTCATCTTCCCGCGGACACTGATGAAGGGGTAACAGCAGGTTGCAGCGGCACGCCACCGTGTGGCTCTTGTACACCTGCACGGAGTGTTGCACCAGTAACTCCCGTTCCTGATGTTTGTGCCAGCAACCCTCCATCACCGTGTGGCCCCACTCCGGAGGGGCAAGGGGCTGTGTCTCAACAAAATGATGTGCCGAGCAAGGCGACGGCAAGCAACTACAGTGGCAGTGGTACCAACGACTTGAATTCCAATGGCATTACATCAAGTGACGGGACATACTTTACTCGCAGCCTCGTTCCCATGGAAGCGGATCTGTTAAAGCTAAACCTTGTCCCGGGGCACAATCGCATTCGCTATATTACGCACAGTTCCCTCCGTGGTGAAGTTGCTGTAGAGGCGAACGTGTACTTGTGGGACTCTACTGACCGCCTTGTCATTAGTGACGTGGATGGCACGATCACGAAAAGTGATGTTCTGGGCCACATCATGCCTTTGATTGGTCGGGATTGGACCCATCCCGGTATTTGCTCGTTGTATAGCCAGATTCAAAAAAATGGCTATCGTCTTGTATACCTCACTGCACGAAGTGTTTCACAGATAAGCATGACGCGCAAATTTTTGTGGAATATACAGCAGAATGGAGTGTCACTTCCCAAGGGCCCGGTGCTTACAGCACCGAAGCGACTGTTCTCAGCGCTGGCGCAGGAGGTAGCGATGAAATCCCATTTTTTCAAGATTGCCTGTCTTCAGAAGGTGGTCAATGCCTTCCCACAAAAAACTAAACCCTTCTACGCGGGTTTTGGAAACCGACTGAGTGATATGCTAAGTTACCTTGCCGTCATGGTTCCGGaacataaaatatatgttGTCGACTCAAAGAGTTTGGTTCGCGTGGCGAATGTGACATCAACCTATCAAAGGCTTGCGGATGATGTGGATAGCAGTTTCCCACCAATTGTGAGGCGACATAACTTAAGTTATGTTCAGTTTGGTTTAGGTTGTTCCGCGGGTGCGCATAACGGGGGAGCTACATTCAAAGGGAGCGAAGGAGAGCCTTTCTCCGATGGCAGgcgtttttcttcttacaGCAGCGGCGATAAATTTAGTCCAACGCCCACCGGAATTACCAACACCGCCTCGTTTAGTAGTCAAGGAACTTCTACGCACCCGTTGTCTGCACTTGGGAATGGGCTTGGCCTCGCTGATATCGATGCGCGTGGTTTGGAAATGTCTGGAATGAGTAATCCCAGTGCGAGCGTCGCTGTAACCAACCGCACGAATGACCCAACCTCCACATATAAGCCGTGCGATGTTGTCGTTGACAGAGAATTTGACTCTTTTGTGTACTGGCGTGCACAACCAACTGACATGATAGAAGGGGAAAGCAGCGCCTTCAATACTAAGGCCGCTACAAACCTTGAGCAGAAGGATCAGCAACCACGGGTaattaatgaaaaaaaagcttCATGGTTGCCTTTGGGTCTTGGTAACACAAGCAGCGAAAACTATCAACAAGGTGACACTGTGTGATGGCGTGGATGCGGTGATTTCGTTTAAACAAATGAGGAGTacaggaggggaaaaggaggtgcCCATGATTATAAATTGAATCTATTGATTGGCCGTTACCAACCCATACCACGGTGAGATAAGTGTTAGGAACAGGAACCTGCAACCGAATTAAAATCACAAAcgagggaggaggaggaggaggaggccaaGTTGATGTCTTTGATGACGTGTACAGCGGGACATGCGAGAAGGAAAACTcagttttcttcttccccccccccttgtGCACGGTGCCGCATTTGTATCACTACAACATGTtgatatctttttctttttttttttatgtgtgtgtttgaaagggggaagtgaACAGTCTCGACACCAATGTGTTCCctcaacacttttttttttttagtcaACCGCTACTGTTTCCTTTAGTCCTTCTCGTtacatttccccctcctttttttcgtttcctcaCCTTTCCGTTCAATTTAACATCATACGTGGTCATGGATTTGTACTGAATGAGTACAGGATGTTGTTAACTATTAGAAGTGCgaggaaacaatgaaaaccGACgtgggggagaagaaaaggagaaacggtGCGGTGATAAATCTGTGAATTCGTGTCGTAGAGGAGCTCTGTCTctgtctctttctctttctatttgccgtttttttctttttttattttgttaagTGTGTTCGTGAGGCGTCTCATAAAGGgtttcgttttcttccacCTTTTCCTCACAACTCCCCTTTCCATAgcttttgttcctttgttCGTTGGAACTACtactccatttttttttttaccacacGATATCACAGTAAGAAGCAGGTTCTGTtaagcaaaataataaatgccCATCaacgaataaaaaagaaatcgtGTGGGGCGGGTATGGGGTTGATTGCGCATTAGTGAGTTAGGGTCTCACTGAACTGTTATCTTCTGTTAGAACATTGTCTCATTTGGTTGGTTTTggatttcatttttttttttctgttcttgtTGCCGGGTCGTGGTGGTGCTGAAAtggttattattactattattgttgttgttgcttgacTGCCCATCTGGAcaaccttcttttcccccttctattTTGTTGAACGTGGAGTACGACAGAAGGTCCCGatttagtttctttttttttttctgtttccattAATACTTTCAACTATTTCGGGCTCTGCGTACCTTCAGTAGCGtttaaaaaaacagtaacTCCCTTATTTCaaccactttttttctttccgttgcGAATAACAGGTGGCAATTTCCTCGGTAAGGAGGTTGTGTATCGGAACCATGCGTCATGTGGTTAAAGTCCTACGCGTTTTTTGCCTGTTTTATGCCCTTATTTTGCTGCGTGTGCGAAGGTCTAATTATGCCCAGTTGGTGCGGTGCGTTGTCATCTTTATGTGTGTGAATTAATATTGTTtgctcccttttgttttttttcgtcccCTTCCGCTTATTCGTATGCATTACCCACTCATTTCGCATTGGTGAGTAGAAAAtttgctgattttttttaaaatcccTTTCTGCCTTTCCCCCCTAATTACACTGTATCCGTATccccacacatacacaaaactAAAAGGGGGTGAATGAGGGGGAGATACGGAAAGTTTAAAGCAGTTTTGCACCATGTTTCATGTTTACCAGCATTCACATTCTAACATATTTTTATGCCTATACACGCCGGTGGTACCAATGTGCTATCTGTAATATTGGACGAACTTTGCTTTCACAaagttccctttttctttttgttgttgtctgtttcttctgtttcgGTTTTCCGGACCTTACGTCATATCCACATGACAGATTTTCCGCATTAGATTGGCTATCCAGACCCGCATACACAAGTATAactaaataaacatatatatatatatatatatattgctgCCGGCAGTCGGCGGCATcacaaagaaggggaaagagaagaaagaaaagtaggTTTCCAAAACAAGTTGGGAGGAGGTTCTTCTTTGGTTTCATAACTCCACTGAAACATAGGTGCGTTTTCATTCTTGctgcttcctttcccccttcttctgCATAGTGACCTCCAACTTCCCTCCGTAAACGTGTTACAAAAATGCAATTCGATGAAGATATTGTGCCCCTTATGGAGAAGATGAATGCTGCATTGGATCGAGTGCATCAGTGCCTCCTTCCGCTTCTCTCGTCCTTAGACGAGGATATGTTGGTTTCCAATTACACTGTGGATGAGCAAGCTCGCATTTCCCTTTCAGCCGCCTCcgcgttgttgtttcttaCGTATGCTCACGACAGACTTCTCAACCGAGCTCAGGGGGCAGGGGAGGATCAGCAGTTGATGCTTAAAATTAACCGTGTAACGGAGTACATTGGCAAGTTACGGGAAATAACATCATTGGAATGTAAACCTCGGTCAAGTAAGGGACAGACACAACAGGAAGGACATGATGGTGATGTTAGCGAAGTTAGAAACCGCAAGAGGGAACGCGGTGAGCCGCCTGAGAAAGCTACAAAGTACGCGAAGGTCGATGATGGGCGCGCTAGTAAGGGTGGAGCTTTGGAGAATGTGAAAGCCGATGGGGAAGATGCTTCGGTGGACCCCTACGGTGATGCGATTCTATTCAAAGAAATAGAACGCAAAGGAGGCAAAACATCTGCTTTAGTGCAGAACTTGTTGCAGCACGTTACGGGAACTAACAACTCCTGAGTGATGAGTGGAATTAAACACATGTGTCAATATTTATAGCCTACCTTCAATTACATTTCTGGCCTAGCGAGACACTTAAAGAGAGGCAAACAATAGTGAAATAAGAGTGCGGGAAAACGGGGGTTAAGTTGGTGTAGTTTTATCTTCTTCCGGGGTGAGCGTATCCCGCTTATTTTACAGTTTGCAATTTGCTTTCCTCAGTGTGTATCGTTCATATCGTGCCAGATTTctcaaggaagaagaaagtgtCCATTTGtgttccccccccctaccCCGTTTCCTATCTTACGTCACCCGCGTATTAATGGTAACGTCTACATCACCCAGATCGGGAAACCTCCCCTTCCTGTACGTAATTTCATTTATTAAGTGGGATTGTGAAGTGTGTGGTATTgtggaaaacaataacatttCAGGTGATTTAGTGGGATGGTGCGCTAACGTTTGCTTAaggttctgtttttctttctttttcttttttgactgCTACGTTAATCTTGTCGACCCCTTTTACCGCATGTGTTTTCAACATGCATACACATATCGTTTCCTTTCCCAccccctctttctgcttGTTTGTTGCGATGGATATTTTGTATTAATATCTTTTTGTGAGTGAAAGCCTCAGGTATAGAGGTTGGGAAGGGCATGTCCCGCCCCTGTGGCGTGCAGTTGGCAATTCCGGCAAGGTTAGCCGCTATAGGATTGGGTGCTGCAGTGTTTACGTTTCTATTGAAAGGGACATTATGGGGCCGGCCAACCAAACTGGCTGCCGGAAGAAACtgtgaaagaaacaacactCCATTGGGGTCTCCAAAGCGCCTCCGAAACAAGGAGGATTCCCTCGGCTGCGTTGAAATGTTTCGTCGCTTTTTAAAGAAATTAGGGCGTACCAGCGCTGCTGAGAAGGTGGTTGCTATACGTACGGCTAAATCTCGCGATGCAGAGATATACCGTTTGTTACTTCTCAAGCACCAGAAGCAATTGGGTATAACTTTTTCTGTAGCTATAGAAGAAGTACCAGAACTTAGTGGAGAACTTCAAATTGTTGTAGGCCCACTTGAAGACTACAGGCGACACAACAACTGTTCCCCCTTCTCTACCACTGCTGTGACCGAGAGGGAAAGGCGCGTTGGTGGATCTGAGCAGTTAGCTGAGGTGGAACAGTTGCTTGTTTGTCGCATCAAGCTTCCCGAGAGGCGCTTTTGCCGTAACATTCCTCCATTCGTTATGAGGGTTCTCGCTgcacaagcaaacaacagTTTGGTGTTCAGCACACATGCCGCCGAAGTCTTGTATTGTATGCCCCGGATTGAAGAAGAAACCCGTGAATATCAGAATAAGCATTTGCTGAACACCCAGGGGgagcagaaacagaaaaaatgcaaacgAAGTGGATTGACTTCGTCGAGTCCATCGTTAACATTGGGTAAGGGTGCCATGGTTTTAGGGGGTTCATCGCGACCCACCTCGAATTCGACTTTCGGTAGCCTGCAAGACACTTTACAGTCTACTCCATCTTGTGGAAGCATCACCATTCAGTCGCAGCTGCGGGTGCAAGGACACGAAACCGCCGTAACGCAAAACCTTGGTGAAAATATTGATGTCAATGCCGTACTCTTCTCCACATCTCTATTGGTGTGCGGCGACAGCACCTCTAGCGGAAAAGTTGGCCCGGCATTTTGCTGTAGCGTGCCAAATCGTGTACAGGAGAAAGACGAACCAACGCACACTGCTGTTCGTGAGGCACTTCTCAACACCTTGTTCCTCGTGCCCCCCAAGGG
This sequence is a window from Trypanosoma brucei gambiense DAL972 chromosome 7, complete sequence. Protein-coding genes within it:
- a CDS encoding lipin, putative, which produces MISGFADFFNINHLDMSSDANDVIVVHHPDGRLHSTDFNVRFGKVKVLRPGDKVVRIEVNGQMTSAIMKIGPNGEAFWLKTTCLLDGDCGRPESPVFASDDSQDTGASITSAGGGELPVKSLRHRLFGSWGKNKFNGTQDDPETRSHQPLIKQDCDGRLHVNTQAQCSGADAVELHLAEETVVAAERAMQEIKRLSHQNPDYLRDVVMGDTEGEACLQELSGFQDYTRLMVDTTEGSSTAVNSTEITVGVPDDVTQMVQVETSTQGGDGSFSDVAALGSSASDEGLEASADDYIFEDVHLPADTDEGVTAGCSGTPPCGSCTPARSVAPVTPVPDVCASNPPSPCGPTPEGQGAVSQQNDVPSKATASNYSGSGTNDLNSNGITSSDGTYFTRSLVPMEADLLKLNLVPGHNRIRYITHSSLRGEVAVEANVYLWDSTDRLVISDVDGTITKSDVLGHIMPLIGRDWTHPGICSLYSQIQKNGYRLVYLTARSVSQISMTRKFLWNIQQNGVSLPKGPVLTAPKRLFSALAQEVAMKSHFFKIACLQKVVNAFPQKTKPFYAGFGNRLSDMLSYLAVMVPEHKIYVVDSKSLVRVANVTSTYQRLADDVDSSFPPIVRRHNLSYVQFGLGCSAGAHNGGATFKGSEGEPFSDGRRFSSYSSGDKFSPTPTGITNTASFSSQGTSTHPLSALGNGLGLADIDARGLEMSGMSNPSASVAVTNRTNDPTSTYKPCDVVVDREFDSFVYWRAQPTDMIEGESSAFNTKAATNLEQKDQQPRVINEKKASWLPLGLGNTSSENYQQGDTV
- a CDS encoding 3' exoribonuclease, putative; the encoded protein is MQFDEDIVPLMEKMNAALDRVHQCLLPLLSSLDEDMLVSNYTVDEQARISLSAASALLFLTYAHDRLLNRAQGAGEDQQLMLKINRVTEYIGKLREITSLECKPRSSKGQTQQEGHDGDVSEVRNRKRERGEPPEKATKYAKVDDGRASKGGALENVKADGEDASVDPYGDAILFKEIERKGGKTSALVQNLLQHVTGTNNS